In Arthrobacter sp. UKPF54-2, the following are encoded in one genomic region:
- the dnaJ gene encoding molecular chaperone DnaJ: MSSHYDVLGVSREATGEEIKKAYRKLARTLHPDVNPGNDASDRFKAVTHAYEVLSDPQKRRVYDTTGNENGTDNGFGGGYAGQGFAFQDIFETFFGGAGGQGGPASRVRRGQDALISVRIDLRDAVFGVNKKLEVDTAVTCPTCEGSCCREGSHPERCDICGGSGQVQRAVRSILGQVMTTAPCGSCEGFGTVIKDPCNECAGQGRIRSRRSLTVKVPAGVATGTRIQLSGQGEAGPAGGPSGDLYVEIRVNSDPTFDREGDDLHATLHIPMTAAALGTEVTFETFDGAQEIDVKAGTQSGEVITLRGMGVTHLRGYGRGDLKVHLQVDTPAKLDPAQEDLLRQLAKLRGEQFTEGKLAAGGGVFAKLRDRLGNL; the protein is encoded by the coding sequence TTGAGCAGCCACTACGACGTTCTTGGAGTCTCCCGCGAAGCGACGGGGGAAGAAATCAAGAAGGCCTACCGCAAACTCGCGCGGACCCTGCACCCCGACGTGAACCCCGGTAACGACGCCTCGGACCGGTTCAAGGCGGTTACGCACGCCTACGAGGTGCTCTCCGATCCGCAGAAACGCCGGGTCTACGACACCACGGGCAACGAGAACGGCACCGACAACGGCTTCGGCGGCGGCTACGCCGGGCAGGGCTTCGCCTTCCAGGACATCTTCGAGACCTTCTTCGGCGGCGCCGGCGGCCAGGGCGGCCCCGCGTCCAGGGTCCGGCGCGGGCAGGACGCCCTGATCAGCGTCCGGATTGACCTTCGCGACGCCGTCTTCGGCGTCAACAAGAAGCTCGAGGTGGACACCGCCGTCACGTGCCCCACCTGCGAGGGCTCCTGCTGCCGCGAGGGCAGCCACCCCGAACGCTGCGACATCTGCGGCGGCAGCGGCCAGGTCCAGCGCGCGGTGCGCTCCATCCTCGGCCAGGTCATGACCACCGCCCCGTGCGGCAGCTGCGAAGGCTTCGGTACCGTGATCAAGGACCCGTGTAATGAGTGCGCCGGCCAGGGCCGGATCCGCAGCCGCCGCTCGCTCACCGTCAAGGTCCCGGCCGGCGTCGCCACCGGAACCCGCATCCAGCTCTCCGGCCAGGGTGAAGCCGGCCCGGCCGGCGGTCCCTCCGGCGATCTGTACGTCGAGATCCGGGTCAACAGCGACCCGACCTTCGACCGTGAGGGTGACGACCTGCACGCGACCCTGCACATTCCGATGACCGCGGCCGCCCTGGGCACGGAAGTGACCTTCGAGACCTTCGACGGCGCGCAGGAGATTGACGTCAAGGCAGGCACCCAGTCGGGCGAGGTCATCACGCTTCGCGGCATGGGTGTGACCCACCTGCGCGGCTACGGCCGCGGCGACCTCAAGGTACACCTCCAGGTGGACACCCCGGCCAAGCTCGACCCCGCCCAGGAGGACCTTCTCCGCCAGCTCGCCAAACTCCGCGGCGAGCAGTTCACCGAGGGCAAGCTGGCCGCCGGCGGCGGCGTCTTCGCCAAACTGCGGGACCGGCTCGGTAACCTGTAG
- a CDS encoding DUF3097 domain-containing protein, which yields MTYQNWGPQDLSAPAKAQLPEIPVERGMVLEDVQSGWVGAVTRVEKSGGMHVVALEDRRGKSRSFRLGFGFLLEGQPIRLMPPAPRAPAAGAGARTASGSVRVAGQRAQVAKASRIWVEGKHDAELVEKVWGDDLRVEGIVVEPLHGIDDLAAAVKEFGPGPARRLGVLVDHLVPDSKESRIADAVMASPGAAGNVLIVGHPYVDVWQAIRPAVLGIEQWPVIPRGVDWKTGILTAFGWPRGSKEDIGLGWQKLLGAVRSYADLEPSLLGRVEEVIDFLTVP from the coding sequence ATGACGTACCAGAACTGGGGACCGCAGGACCTGTCCGCCCCCGCCAAGGCCCAGCTCCCTGAAATCCCGGTGGAGCGCGGCATGGTGCTGGAGGACGTACAGTCCGGCTGGGTGGGCGCCGTGACCCGGGTGGAGAAGTCCGGCGGCATGCACGTCGTGGCCCTCGAAGACCGGCGCGGCAAGTCCCGTTCCTTCCGGCTGGGCTTCGGCTTCCTGCTGGAAGGCCAGCCCATCCGGCTCATGCCGCCCGCCCCCCGGGCCCCCGCTGCGGGGGCCGGGGCGCGCACGGCCTCCGGCTCGGTGCGGGTGGCCGGACAGCGCGCCCAGGTGGCCAAGGCCAGCCGGATCTGGGTGGAAGGCAAGCACGACGCCGAGCTCGTCGAGAAGGTCTGGGGCGATGACCTGCGGGTCGAGGGCATCGTCGTCGAGCCGCTGCACGGCATCGACGACCTCGCTGCCGCCGTGAAGGAGTTCGGGCCCGGCCCGGCACGGCGTCTCGGTGTGCTGGTGGACCACCTCGTTCCGGATTCGAAGGAGTCCCGGATCGCCGACGCCGTGATGGCGTCCCCGGGGGCCGCCGGCAACGTGCTGATAGTGGGTCACCCGTACGTGGACGTCTGGCAGGCCATCCGCCCGGCCGTGCTGGGCATTGAGCAGTGGCCCGTGATCCCGCGCGGGGTGGACTGGAAGACCGGGATCCTCACGGCCTTCGGCTGGCCGCGCGGCAGCAAGGAGGACATCGGCCTGGGCTGGCAGAAACTCCTCGGCGCCGTCCGCAGCTACGCGGACCTGGAACCGTCCCTGCTGGGCCGGGTGGAAGAAGTCATCGACTTCCTTACGGTGCCGTAA
- a CDS encoding GerMN domain-containing protein produces the protein MLPAALALSGCVATPQPGITDSGTPTQTVPGPAAGAATTSAPLESTQASNKAPVYWIGRSNNNVFLYREFRDVSEQDNPITRALRVMMSEKPLDPDFFTPWQNPKKLATSISGKNVITVDVSADAFNSNLDADMAERAIQQLVYTATAAGASAGLTDAGQQIQVVILVDGHTDYVAFNRVRLGSPTSRSAGMVAPVWIVDPQEGTQAADGAVKFSGRSTVPGGKLRWEIQRVDGTTKTPYLNGNITASPDGAQAGLFNFSLNLGPGSYEARVSQVDPASSVQDLNVDTRGFTVR, from the coding sequence GTGCTGCCCGCCGCCCTGGCCCTGTCCGGCTGCGTGGCCACACCCCAGCCGGGGATCACCGACTCGGGCACTCCCACCCAGACGGTCCCCGGCCCGGCCGCGGGCGCCGCCACCACCAGCGCGCCGCTGGAGTCCACGCAGGCGTCCAACAAGGCCCCGGTCTACTGGATCGGACGCAGCAACAACAACGTCTTCCTCTACCGGGAGTTCCGGGACGTCTCCGAGCAGGACAACCCGATCACGCGGGCCCTGCGGGTGATGATGTCCGAGAAACCGCTGGATCCCGACTTCTTCACCCCGTGGCAGAACCCGAAAAAGCTGGCCACCTCGATTTCCGGCAAGAACGTGATCACAGTCGACGTGTCGGCGGACGCGTTCAACAGCAACCTCGACGCCGACATGGCCGAACGCGCGATCCAGCAGCTGGTCTACACCGCCACCGCCGCCGGTGCCAGCGCGGGCTTGACCGACGCCGGGCAGCAGATCCAGGTGGTCATCCTGGTGGACGGGCACACCGACTACGTCGCGTTCAACCGCGTCCGGCTCGGTTCGCCGACCTCGCGCAGCGCCGGCATGGTGGCACCGGTGTGGATCGTCGATCCGCAGGAGGGCACCCAGGCAGCCGACGGGGCCGTGAAGTTTTCCGGCCGGAGCACCGTCCCGGGCGGCAAGCTGCGCTGGGAAATCCAGCGCGTCGACGGCACCACCAAGACCCCCTACCTGAACGGCAACATCACCGCATCCCCCGACGGCGCGCAGGCCGGCCTGTTCAACTTCTCGCTGAACCTCGGTCCCGGCAGCTATGAGGCCCGGGTGTCGCAGGTGGACCCGGCCAGCTCGGTGCAGGACCTGAACGTGGACACCCGCGGCTTCACCGTCCGCTAG
- a CDS encoding DUF4870 domain-containing protein, with the protein MAEDAREHTDHQAGHGESQYHGVPANALPLTASEDRQWATLAHFGGILGCIPALLIYLIFKDRGPFTAQESKEALNFTLPPTIAAVLANLLVFVPVVGNLFAVLATAIWLALACFSVAAGIHVNRGQPHRYEYNLRWIK; encoded by the coding sequence GTGGCAGAAGATGCACGCGAACACACGGACCACCAGGCAGGCCATGGCGAGTCGCAGTATCACGGCGTGCCCGCTAATGCCCTGCCGCTGACGGCGAGCGAGGACCGGCAGTGGGCCACCCTGGCGCACTTTGGCGGCATCCTCGGCTGCATCCCCGCGCTGCTGATCTACCTGATCTTCAAGGACCGCGGCCCGTTCACCGCGCAGGAGTCGAAGGAAGCCCTCAACTTCACGCTGCCGCCTACGATCGCCGCCGTCCTCGCCAACCTGCTGGTGTTCGTCCCGGTGGTCGGAAACCTGTTCGCTGTCCTGGCGACCGCCATCTGGCTTGCCCTCGCGTGCTTCTCCGTGGCCGCGGGCATCCACGTCAACCGCGGCCAGCCGCACCGCTACGAGTACAACCTCCGCTGGATCAAGTAG
- the hemW gene encoding radical SAM family heme chaperone HemW yields the protein MPSALPLGDPAPPDGLLPGQALEGAAERAFGLYVHIPFCAVRCGYCDFNTYTATELGGGASQDAYAGTAVAEVEFAGRVLAATGLPERRLSTVFFGGGTPTLLPAADLASILAAAIRTWGLEPGAEVSTEANPDSVTPESLQLLADAGFTRVSFGMQSAVPHVLKVLDRTHTPSRVPQVVQWAREAGLAVSLDLIYGTPGESLEDWRYSLETALSYGPDHISAYALIVEDGTKLAAQIRRGEVPGIDDDDHAAKYELADELITAAGLGWYEVSNWARTPEQACRHNLAYWRGDDWWGIGPGAHSHVGGVRWWNVKHPTAYASRLGSGVSPAAGRETLDSETRHVERVMLEARLVTGLDIPGLGGLGDTGRHAVAGLIADGLVDPVKAFKGRLVLTLKGRLLADAVVRRILPD from the coding sequence ATGCCAAGCGCGCTTCCCCTCGGTGACCCCGCGCCGCCGGACGGGCTCCTGCCCGGCCAGGCGCTGGAGGGCGCCGCGGAGCGGGCCTTCGGGCTCTACGTGCACATTCCGTTCTGCGCCGTACGCTGCGGCTACTGTGACTTCAACACCTACACCGCCACCGAGCTCGGCGGCGGTGCCTCGCAGGACGCCTACGCCGGCACCGCCGTCGCCGAGGTGGAGTTCGCCGGCCGGGTGCTCGCAGCAACAGGTCTGCCGGAGCGCCGGCTCAGCACCGTCTTCTTTGGCGGCGGCACGCCGACGCTCTTGCCGGCGGCGGATCTGGCCAGCATCCTGGCGGCCGCCATCAGGACCTGGGGCCTGGAGCCCGGCGCCGAGGTCAGCACCGAGGCCAACCCGGACTCCGTCACCCCCGAATCCCTGCAGCTGCTCGCCGACGCCGGCTTCACCCGGGTTTCGTTCGGCATGCAGTCCGCCGTGCCGCACGTCCTGAAGGTCCTGGACCGCACCCACACGCCCAGCCGCGTGCCGCAGGTGGTCCAATGGGCCCGCGAGGCCGGCCTCGCCGTCAGCCTGGACCTGATCTACGGCACCCCCGGCGAGTCGCTGGAGGACTGGCGGTATTCGCTGGAGACGGCGCTCTCCTACGGCCCGGACCACATCAGCGCCTACGCGCTGATTGTCGAGGACGGTACCAAGCTCGCCGCCCAGATCCGCCGCGGCGAGGTTCCCGGAATCGACGACGACGACCACGCCGCCAAGTACGAACTCGCCGACGAACTGATCACCGCCGCCGGGCTGGGCTGGTACGAGGTCAGCAACTGGGCGCGCACCCCTGAGCAGGCCTGCCGCCACAATCTGGCCTACTGGCGCGGGGACGACTGGTGGGGGATCGGACCGGGCGCCCACTCACATGTCGGCGGGGTCCGCTGGTGGAACGTCAAGCATCCCACGGCCTACGCGTCCCGGCTGGGCTCGGGCGTATCGCCGGCCGCCGGCCGGGAGACCCTCGATTCGGAAACCCGCCACGTCGAGCGCGTGATGCTCGAGGCCCGGCTGGTGACCGGACTGGACATCCCGGGCCTGGGCGGACTGGGGGACACCGGACGGCACGCCGTGGCCGGCCTGATTGCAGACGGGCTTGTGGATCCGGTCAAGGCCTTCAAGGGCCGCCTGGTGCTCACGCTCAAGGGGCGGCTGCTGGCGGACGCGGTGGTCCGCAGGATCCTGCCCGACTAG
- the hrcA gene encoding heat-inducible transcriptional repressor HrcA encodes MSEPRKLEVLRAIVEDYVHSREPVGSKALVERHHLGVSSATIRNDMAALEDEGLITAPHTSAGRIPTDKGYRLFVDQISAVKPLSPAERRAIQALLEGSDDLDDVLDRTVRLLSQLTNQVAVVQYPLLSRARVRHIEFVLLAPRKVLTVLIADTGKVEQRVIDVGQDLGDETLAELRTLFLAKLSGTPLNLLPQSLQAVADSCPPARRGAAQALARGLESLAASSREERMVMAGTANLARSNVDFPLSIGPVLEALEEQVVMLRLLSDMAQDPRGVTVSIGRENPYDGLSEASVVATGYGPDATAKVGVLGPTRMDYPTTMAAVRAVARYLSRILGP; translated from the coding sequence GTGAGCGAGCCACGCAAACTTGAAGTGCTGCGCGCCATCGTGGAGGACTACGTCCATTCCCGTGAACCGGTCGGATCCAAGGCGCTGGTGGAGCGGCACCACCTGGGCGTCTCCAGCGCCACGATCCGCAACGACATGGCAGCCCTGGAGGACGAGGGCCTGATCACGGCGCCGCACACCAGCGCCGGGCGGATCCCCACCGACAAGGGCTACCGCCTGTTCGTGGACCAGATTTCGGCCGTGAAGCCGCTGTCCCCGGCGGAACGCCGAGCCATCCAGGCGCTGCTGGAGGGCTCCGACGACCTCGACGACGTCCTCGACCGGACCGTGCGGCTGCTCTCGCAGCTGACGAACCAGGTCGCCGTCGTGCAGTATCCGCTGCTGAGCAGGGCCCGGGTCCGGCACATCGAATTTGTGCTGCTGGCACCGCGCAAGGTGCTGACCGTGCTGATCGCGGACACCGGCAAGGTCGAACAGCGGGTGATCGACGTCGGCCAGGACCTCGGCGACGAGACCCTCGCGGAACTGCGCACCCTGTTCCTGGCCAAACTGTCGGGCACCCCGTTGAACCTGCTGCCACAATCGCTGCAGGCAGTCGCGGACAGCTGCCCGCCGGCGCGGCGCGGCGCGGCGCAGGCCCTCGCCCGCGGGCTTGAGTCGCTGGCGGCGAGCAGCCGCGAGGAACGGATGGTCATGGCCGGCACGGCCAACTTGGCACGGTCCAACGTGGACTTCCCGCTCAGCATCGGGCCTGTGCTCGAGGCCCTCGAGGAGCAGGTGGTGATGCTGCGCCTGCTCAGCGACATGGCGCAGGACCCCCGTGGCGTCACCGTCAGTATCGGGCGGGAGAACCCCTACGACGGCCTCTCCGAGGCCTCCGTGGTGGCCACCGGCTACGGCCCGGACGCCACCGCCAAGGTCGGGGTGCTCGGACCCACGCGGATGGACTATCCCACCACCATGGCCGCCGTCCGTGCGGTGGCCCGTTACCTTTCACGGATCCTCGGGCCCTGA
- the lepA gene encoding translation elongation factor 4, whose protein sequence is MSPMARTAPVPAATDPALIRNFCIIAHIDHGKSTLADRMLQYTGVVQSRDMKAQYLDRMDIERERGITIKSQAVRMPWELDGTSYALNMIDTPGHVDFTYEVSRSLAACEGAVLLVDAAQGIEAQTLANLYLAMENNLTIIPVLNKIDLPAAQPEKYAEELANLIGGVPDEVLRVSGKTGAGVEVLLDKIVRDLPAPVGDPNAPARAMIFDSVYDTYRGVVTYVRVVDGMLHPRERIQMMSTRATHELLEIGVSSPEPTPSKGLGVGEVGYLITGVKDVRQSKVGDTVTNLAKPASDSLPGYADAKPMVFSGLYPLDGTDYPVLRDALEKLMLNDAALVYEPETSAALGFGFRVGFLGLLHLEITRERLEREYKLDLISTAPNVEYEVTLEDKRVVHVTNPSEYPTGKVSEVREPMVAATILAPNEFVGAIMELCQSRRGVMGGMDYLSEDRVEIRYRLPLAEIVFDFFDILKSKTRGYGSLDWKADGDQVADLVKVDIMLQGEQVDAFSAITHRDKAYAYGVMMTGKLRELIPRQQFEVPIQAAIGSRIIARESIRAIRKDVLAKCYGGDITRKRKLLEKQKEGKKRMKMVGRVEVPQEAFIAALTTEESKDKAKK, encoded by the coding sequence GTGTCTCCCATGGCCCGCACCGCCCCGGTGCCTGCCGCAACAGATCCGGCCCTCATCCGGAACTTCTGCATCATTGCGCATATTGACCACGGCAAGTCCACGCTGGCCGACCGGATGCTCCAGTACACCGGCGTCGTGCAGTCCCGCGACATGAAGGCCCAGTACCTGGACCGGATGGACATCGAGCGCGAACGCGGCATCACCATCAAGTCGCAGGCCGTCCGGATGCCGTGGGAACTCGACGGCACCAGCTACGCGCTGAACATGATCGACACCCCCGGCCACGTCGACTTCACCTACGAGGTGTCCCGCTCGCTGGCCGCATGTGAGGGCGCCGTGCTGCTCGTGGACGCGGCCCAGGGCATTGAGGCGCAGACGCTCGCCAACCTCTACCTGGCGATGGAGAACAACCTCACGATCATCCCGGTCCTGAACAAGATCGATCTGCCCGCGGCGCAGCCGGAGAAGTACGCGGAAGAACTCGCCAACCTGATCGGCGGCGTCCCGGACGAGGTGCTGCGCGTTTCCGGGAAGACCGGCGCCGGCGTCGAAGTCCTGCTGGACAAGATCGTCCGCGACCTCCCCGCCCCGGTCGGCGATCCGAACGCGCCCGCCCGGGCCATGATCTTCGACTCCGTCTACGACACCTACCGCGGCGTCGTCACCTACGTCCGCGTCGTCGACGGCATGCTCCACCCGCGCGAACGCATCCAGATGATGTCCACCCGCGCCACCCACGAACTCCTCGAAATCGGTGTCAGCTCCCCGGAGCCCACCCCGTCCAAGGGCCTGGGCGTCGGCGAGGTCGGCTACCTGATCACCGGCGTGAAGGACGTGCGCCAGTCCAAGGTCGGCGACACCGTCACCAACCTGGCCAAGCCGGCCAGTGACTCGCTGCCCGGCTACGCCGACGCCAAGCCGATGGTCTTCTCCGGCCTGTACCCGCTCGACGGCACCGACTACCCGGTGCTGCGCGACGCGCTGGAAAAGCTGATGCTCAACGACGCCGCGCTGGTCTACGAGCCGGAAACATCGGCCGCGCTGGGCTTCGGCTTCCGCGTCGGTTTCCTGGGGCTGCTGCACCTGGAAATCACCCGCGAGCGGCTCGAACGCGAGTACAAGCTGGACCTCATCTCCACCGCCCCCAACGTGGAGTACGAGGTGACGCTGGAGGACAAGAGGGTCGTCCACGTCACCAACCCCAGCGAATACCCCACCGGCAAGGTCTCCGAAGTCCGCGAGCCGATGGTGGCGGCCACCATCCTGGCCCCGAACGAGTTCGTCGGCGCCATCATGGAGCTGTGCCAGAGCCGCCGCGGCGTGATGGGCGGCATGGACTACCTCTCCGAGGACCGGGTGGAAATCCGCTACCGCCTCCCGCTGGCCGAAATCGTCTTCGACTTCTTCGACATCCTCAAATCCAAGACCCGCGGCTACGGCTCGCTGGACTGGAAGGCCGACGGGGACCAGGTGGCCGACCTCGTCAAGGTGGACATCATGCTCCAGGGCGAGCAGGTGGACGCCTTCAGCGCCATCACCCACCGGGACAAGGCCTACGCCTACGGCGTGATGATGACCGGCAAGCTGCGCGAACTCATCCCGCGCCAGCAGTTCGAGGTGCCGATCCAGGCCGCGATTGGCTCCCGGATCATTGCCCGCGAAAGCATCCGGGCGATCCGCAAGGACGTCCTGGCCAAGTGCTACGGCGGTGACATCACCCGAAAGCGCAAACTGCTGGAGAAGCAGAAGGAAGGCAAAAAGCGCATGAAGATGGTGGGCCGCGTCGAGGTCCCGCAGGAGGCCTTCATCGCCGCCCTGACCACGGAAGAGTCCAAGGACAAGGCCAAGAAGTAG
- a CDS encoding 16S rRNA (uracil(1498)-N(3))-methyltransferase, with protein MSNPVFFTPAGTLDDQAPGTTFVLTGAEARHAVTVKRLAVGEAVDLADGAGTRITGTVTAVAPQELTVECVEASTEARPDIRLVLVQALAKGDRDELAAETATELGIDAVVPWQAERSIVRWKPERAAKAHAKWQSVVTAAAKQARRAWIPEVRYAVDGGGLQAAVAAADLAVILHEDAVRPLRQVLETWRGEAQGQGNDGGEPREVLLIVGPEGGISPREVTRLCDAGAVTALLGHHVLRSSTAGPAATVLASDVLGRW; from the coding sequence GTGAGTAACCCGGTCTTCTTCACGCCGGCAGGGACCCTGGACGACCAGGCCCCCGGTACAACGTTCGTCCTCACGGGCGCCGAGGCGCGCCACGCGGTGACCGTCAAGCGGCTGGCCGTGGGGGAGGCGGTCGACCTTGCCGACGGCGCGGGCACCCGCATCACCGGCACCGTCACGGCCGTCGCGCCCCAGGAGTTGACGGTGGAATGCGTCGAGGCCAGCACCGAGGCGCGGCCGGACATCAGGCTGGTCCTGGTGCAGGCGCTGGCCAAGGGCGACCGCGACGAACTCGCCGCCGAAACCGCCACCGAACTGGGCATCGACGCCGTCGTGCCCTGGCAGGCGGAGCGGTCGATCGTCCGTTGGAAGCCCGAGCGCGCCGCGAAGGCGCACGCCAAGTGGCAGTCCGTGGTGACGGCCGCCGCAAAGCAGGCGCGCCGCGCCTGGATCCCGGAAGTCCGGTACGCCGTCGACGGCGGCGGCCTGCAGGCAGCCGTGGCGGCCGCGGATCTCGCCGTTATCCTGCACGAGGACGCGGTGCGTCCGCTTCGCCAGGTGCTGGAAACCTGGCGCGGCGAGGCCCAAGGGCAGGGGAACGACGGCGGCGAACCGCGCGAGGTGCTCCTGATTGTCGGTCCCGAGGGCGGGATCAGCCCCCGCGAGGTCACCCGGCTGTGCGACGCCGGTGCGGTGACCGCCCTGCTGGGCCATCATGTGCTGCGCTCGTCCACCGCGGGCCCCGCTGCCACCGTGCTGGCCAGCGACGTGCTCGGCCGCTGGTAG
- a CDS encoding PhoH family protein yields MTEAANGKARISAGERTAGEFPHSLPGLRTEVVLFDNSDQMVQSLGSHDEALRFIETQFPDVDFHVRGNELAISGPAADVPRIMRLLNEVRGLVARGTVITPAVLQQLVSLLRSQSLQNPVDVLTTNILSSRGKTIRPKTLNQKNYVDAIDANTVIFGIGPAGTGKTYLAMAKAVQALQQKEVNRIILTRPAVEAGERLGFLPGTLSDKIDPYLRPLYDALHDMMDPESIPRLMAAGTIEVAPLAYMRGRTLNDAFIILDEAQNTTPEQMKMFLTRLGFGSKMVVTGDVTQVDLPFGTRSGLRIVEEILQGIEDVNFSGLDASDVVRHRLVGDIVTAYSNWDETQRNRVKPSVARENRGERA; encoded by the coding sequence ATGACTGAAGCAGCCAACGGCAAGGCCCGGATCAGCGCGGGCGAGCGCACCGCAGGGGAATTTCCCCACTCCCTCCCAGGCCTGCGGACGGAAGTGGTCCTGTTCGACAACTCCGACCAGATGGTGCAGTCCCTGGGCAGCCACGATGAGGCCCTGCGCTTCATCGAAACCCAGTTCCCCGACGTCGACTTCCATGTCCGCGGCAACGAGCTCGCCATCAGCGGCCCGGCCGCCGACGTGCCCCGGATCATGCGCCTGCTCAACGAAGTGCGCGGCCTCGTGGCCCGCGGCACCGTCATCACGCCCGCCGTGCTGCAGCAGTTGGTCTCACTGCTGCGCAGCCAGTCGCTGCAGAATCCCGTGGACGTCCTGACCACCAACATCCTCTCCAGCCGCGGCAAGACCATCCGGCCCAAGACCCTGAACCAGAAGAACTATGTGGATGCGATCGACGCGAACACGGTGATCTTCGGGATCGGCCCGGCCGGCACCGGCAAGACCTACCTGGCCATGGCCAAGGCGGTCCAGGCCCTGCAGCAGAAGGAAGTCAACCGGATCATCCTGACCCGTCCGGCGGTGGAAGCGGGGGAGCGGCTGGGCTTCCTGCCGGGCACGCTCAGCGACAAGATCGATCCCTACCTGCGCCCGCTCTACGATGCGCTGCACGACATGATGGATCCCGAATCGATCCCTCGGCTGATGGCAGCCGGCACCATCGAGGTGGCGCCGCTGGCCTACATGCGCGGGCGCACGCTCAACGACGCTTTCATCATCCTGGACGAGGCCCAGAACACCACGCCCGAGCAGATGAAGATGTTCCTCACCCGGCTGGGCTTCGGCTCCAAAATGGTCGTCACCGGCGACGTCACCCAGGTGGACCTGCCGTTCGGCACCCGTTCCGGGCTGCGGATCGTCGAAGAGATCCTGCAGGGAATCGAGGACGTCAATTTCTCGGGCCTGGACGCCTCCGACGTCGTCCGGCACCGGCTGGTGGGCGACATCGTGACCGCCTACAGCAACTGGGACGAGACACAAAGGAACCGGGTCAAGCCTTCCGTCGCCCGGGAGAACCGGGGAGAACGCGCATGA
- the ybeY gene encoding rRNA maturation RNase YbeY, translating into MSIEVNNESGVSVDEAELVALARFVFERLFIHPQAELSILLVDEPAMEKLHIELMDEPGSTDVLSVPMDELTPGTPDKPTPQGMLGDIAICPQVAEVQAKNAGHSTQDEMLLLTTHGILHLLGFDHAEPEEKEEMFGLQRELLSGFTGRDAPAETMQ; encoded by the coding sequence ATGAGCATCGAGGTCAACAACGAATCAGGCGTGAGCGTCGACGAAGCGGAACTGGTGGCCCTGGCCCGGTTTGTCTTCGAACGGCTCTTCATCCACCCGCAGGCGGAACTCTCCATCCTGCTGGTCGACGAGCCCGCCATGGAGAAGCTGCACATCGAACTCATGGACGAGCCGGGGTCCACGGACGTGCTCTCCGTGCCGATGGACGAGCTCACCCCCGGCACGCCGGACAAGCCGACACCGCAGGGCATGCTGGGCGACATCGCGATCTGCCCCCAGGTGGCCGAGGTGCAGGCCAAGAACGCCGGGCACTCGACCCAGGACGAGATGCTTCTGCTCACCACCCACGGCATCCTGCACCTGCTCGGCTTTGACCACGCGGAACCGGAGGAGAAGGAAGAGATGTTCGGCCTGCAGCGCGAGCTGCTCTCCGGCTTCACCGGCAGGGACGCCCCGGCAGAGACGATGCAGTGA